In Liquorilactobacillus nagelii DSM 13675, the following proteins share a genomic window:
- a CDS encoding helix-turn-helix domain-containing protein, with translation MDLAKYAGNVIRKLREDRKWTQTDLAEKVGIGKSAIANYEAGTRAPKQDILFSLANLFGVSINNFFPPINNKNKNIVSIYEQLESNRKSNVYKFAIDQLNKQNGISEMSKKYIVNNRCTAAGTPIDGDYEDAQQEIVVRNEVPRGADEVVTIAGDSMQPLLMRGSQAFVHYQPVPDYDGQIVIVSIKDIGVTCKKIYREDGKIRLKSINEKYSDMIYPAQDVRVIGKVITQKK, from the coding sequence ATGGATTTAGCAAAATATGCTGGAAATGTAATTAGAAAATTACGTGAAGACAGAAAATGGACACAAACTGATTTAGCTGAAAAAGTTGGTATTGGCAAAAGTGCTATTGCCAATTATGAAGCAGGGACAAGAGCACCCAAACAAGATATATTATTTTCACTAGCTAACTTGTTCGGGGTTAGTATAAATAACTTTTTTCCTCCGATAAATAATAAAAATAAAAACATCGTTTCAATATATGAACAACTTGAATCCAACAGAAAAAGTAATGTTTATAAGTTTGCAATCGATCAACTTAATAAACAAAATGGCATTTCTGAAATGTCTAAGAAATATATTGTTAATAATAGATGTACTGCTGCAGGCACTCCAATCGACGGTGATTATGAAGATGCTCAGCAAGAAATAGTCGTCAGAAATGAAGTTCCACGGGGTGCCGATGAAGTGGTAACAATTGCCGGCGATTCAATGCAACCTCTTCTCATGCGAGGCTCTCAAGCCTTTGTCCACTATCAACCAGTTCCTGATTATGACGGTCAAATTGTGATTGTTTCAATTAAGGACATTGGCGTTACATGCAAAAAAATTTATCGTGAAGATGGAAAGATTAGATTAAAATCAATTAACGAGAAGTATTCAGACATGATCTATCCGGCACAGGACGTACGTGTAATTGGTAAAGTTATTACACAAAAGAAATAA
- a CDS encoding DNA adenine methylase: MPTTKSPLRYPGGKTQLASYVQHLIELNNCSETYIETFAGGSGVTLYLLENNLVKQAVINDYDKSIFSVWFFILNYPSELINRITNTNISIEEWHHQKEIHELFKDDPFSINNAFSTLFLNRTNVSGVINGGPMGGKNQTGKYKINCRFLKDKLIQKIETITKLNNRIRLSRLDAKKFISNELGHYNPTNTFIFFDPPYFKQGKNLYLSFCSNKEHASLAKAILKLEGYRWITTYDQAPEILNLYKDNSQSFEYSLNYSANKKRVAKEYLFASPVTKLESFGKIELKQI; encoded by the coding sequence ATGCCTACAACAAAATCTCCCCTTCGTTATCCAGGAGGAAAAACACAGTTAGCTTCCTATGTTCAACATTTAATTGAATTAAATAATTGTTCGGAAACTTATATTGAAACCTTTGCAGGCGGTTCAGGTGTAACTTTATATCTTCTTGAGAATAACCTTGTTAAACAAGCTGTTATTAATGATTATGATAAGTCGATTTTCTCCGTTTGGTTTTTTATTCTTAATTACCCTTCTGAACTTATTAATAGGATAACCAATACTAATATTTCTATAGAAGAATGGCACCACCAAAAAGAAATACATGAATTATTTAAGGACGATCCTTTTTCAATTAATAATGCTTTTTCAACTCTCTTTCTAAACAGAACGAATGTTAGTGGTGTTATAAATGGTGGACCTATGGGTGGGAAAAATCAAACTGGAAAATATAAAATAAATTGTAGATTCCTTAAAGATAAGCTAATTCAAAAAATAGAAACTATTACAAAACTAAACAATCGAATTCGTTTATCACGATTGGATGCAAAAAAATTCATTTCTAATGAATTAGGTCACTATAATCCAACAAATACCTTTATATTTTTTGATCCACCCTACTTCAAACAAGGGAAGAATTTGTATTTGTCATTTTGTTCCAACAAAGAACATGCGTCTTTGGCAAAAGCCATTTTAAAACTTGAAGGATATAGATGGATAACAACATATGATCAAGCACCCGAAATCCTCAATCTATACAAAGATAACTCTCAATCATTTGAATATTCTTTAAATTATTCAGCAAATAAAAAAAGAGTTGCTAAAGAATATTTATTTGCAAGTCCTGTTACTAAACTTGAATCTTTTGGCAAAATTGAATTAAAACAAATATAA
- a CDS encoding ORF6C domain-containing protein, whose protein sequence is MNEIKKVEFKDELILTTGQLAVFYGVSPQRIKQNFANNKNKFVEGTHYFELSGEELKQFKSQVENIDLPINKFASHLILWTKRGASRHSKMLGTDQAWDMYDELEENYFSVTNQRPLSLPEQISLVAKGYSTLEKDVKEIKQLMGLPGNLAYKFTQERNKKIVTILGGKDTNAYGDKNLRQRTYSSLFKSFKEVFMQDRYNDTSIEKFKDAIEFTKNWYPPFELQQEIIKANSQISMNV, encoded by the coding sequence ATGAATGAAATAAAAAAAGTTGAATTCAAAGATGAATTAATTTTAACTACTGGACAATTAGCGGTCTTTTATGGCGTAAGCCCTCAGCGGATTAAACAAAATTTTGCAAACAATAAAAACAAATTTGTTGAAGGTACACACTATTTTGAACTATCAGGAGAAGAATTAAAACAATTTAAGAGCCAGGTCGAAAATATCGACTTGCCTATTAATAAGTTTGCAAGTCATTTAATCCTTTGGACAAAACGCGGAGCAAGTCGTCATTCGAAAATGCTGGGAACAGATCAAGCTTGGGATATGTATGACGAGCTAGAGGAAAACTACTTTAGCGTCACGAATCAGAGACCGTTATCTTTGCCTGAGCAGATCAGTCTTGTTGCGAAAGGGTACTCAACTTTGGAGAAAGACGTCAAAGAAATAAAACAGCTAATGGGTTTACCAGGTAACCTTGCTTATAAATTTACTCAAGAGCGAAATAAAAAGATTGTCACGATTTTAGGTGGAAAAGATACAAATGCTTACGGTGATAAGAATTTGCGCCAAAGAACGTATAGCAGCCTTTTTAAATCATTCAAGGAAGTGTTTATGCAGGATAGGTATAACGATACGTCAATAGAGAAGTTTAAAGATGCGATTGAGTTTACAAAGAACTGGTATCCACCGTTTGAACTACAGCAAGAGATTATAAAAGCAAATTCACAGATTTCTATGAATGTTTGA
- a CDS encoding helix-turn-helix transcriptional regulator: MVRTNVKQLRNRHRISQADLGKFIGVTDGTISKLENGRNYPSMELAIKLADFFDVSLDELIGRRKL, from the coding sequence ATGGTACGAACGAATGTTAAGCAGCTGAGAAATAGGCATCGAATCAGCCAAGCAGACTTAGGGAAGTTTATCGGTGTTACAGATGGAACTATCAGCAAGTTAGAAAATGGTCGGAACTATCCAAGCATGGAATTAGCAATCAAACTGGCAGACTTTTTCGATGTTAGCTTGGATGAATTAATCGGGAGGAGAAAATTATGA
- a CDS encoding YjcQ family protein, which translates to MSLSLKQQKKLRYIILKKMSNGENSFYAKDFDVERDDFSNVTNSLKTLDYVQNSNFYYDGQFETTDAVITEKGEKFLKDNSAWGKVAKGFKTINGIKKFLE; encoded by the coding sequence ATGTCCTTATCTTTAAAGCAACAGAAGAAATTACGATATATAATTTTGAAAAAAATGTCAAATGGTGAAAATAGTTTTTATGCTAAAGATTTTGATGTAGAAAGAGACGATTTCAGTAACGTCACAAATTCATTAAAAACACTAGATTATGTACAAAACAGTAATTTTTATTACGACGGTCAATTTGAAACAACCGATGCGGTTATTACTGAAAAAGGTGAGAAGTTTTTAAAAGATAATTCAGCATGGGGTAAGGTAGCGAAGGGGTTTAAAACAATTAATGGAATAAAAAAATTCTTAGAATAG
- a CDS encoding YfbU family protein: MKLTAYQRLNLINQFIILKRLDKVSPSRGVTYYDETQFDNYIEILQMGYEGLYDEIFNYLDKSVVDEKVSEFVNQVLYMYDRGYLSYQKLPKEDKELFDSSNLKFPGFDGNDEINYYGYCNFFINEMGRYQYVLYKNSGKTKDVNSHSNTLSRYSKMTLKFKQYEDENKNGGILNLNQLKDVFELSY, encoded by the coding sequence ATGAAATTAACAGCCTATCAACGTTTAAATTTAATCAATCAATTTATAATTTTGAAAAGATTAGACAAAGTTTCTCCAAGTAGAGGCGTTACGTATTACGATGAAACTCAATTCGATAATTATATTGAAATTTTACAAATGGGATACGAAGGACTATATGATGAAATTTTCAACTATTTAGATAAGTCAGTAGTGGATGAAAAGGTTTCAGAGTTTGTAAATCAAGTTTTATATATGTATGATAGAGGATATTTAAGTTATCAGAAATTGCCTAAGGAAGATAAAGAATTATTTGATAGCAGCAATTTAAAGTTTCCAGGGTTTGATGGGAATGATGAAATAAATTATTATGGTTACTGTAATTTCTTTATTAATGAGATGGGTAGATACCAATATGTTTTATATAAAAACTCTGGTAAAACGAAAGACGTTAACTCTCATTCTAATACTTTAAGTAGATATTCTAAAATGACTTTAAAATTCAAACAATATGAAGATGAAAATAAAAATGGTGGAATTTTGAATTTAAACCAATTGAAAGATGTTTTTGAATTAAGCTATTAA
- a CDS encoding tyrosine-type recombinase/integrase → MASIRKKNGKYQVRVSWYDDQNKRHFKTKAFIKKSDATSYASELEVLKSKDFISVDSSTPFAEYFWNWFETYKEPSVSERTKLTYKQAYNALNSRLGKIAIENIDRRKYQMFITTYGKHHAKSTVSKYNSLIHACVKDAIYDGVISKDFVQNTNIVFNKKKTRVIDYLNIDEMDRLVNHILKTRNSNFTSKYMILLAIYTGARLGELQALTWKDVNFNFRTISITKSWHEGLQEFKDTKNESSKRVVRVNESALTVLKDLKVKNNDMIFKNQYNTIPTSSGVNKTLRECLTACEIDKPSLHFHSLRHTHVAFLLSKGIDLYIISKRLGHSDISTTSRVYSYLIDEYKMKSDNKIESVLSTIGAPSAPKVHQTFKSRRKIT, encoded by the coding sequence ATGGCCAGTATTCGTAAGAAAAATGGCAAATATCAAGTTCGAGTTAGCTGGTACGATGATCAGAACAAGCGACACTTTAAAACGAAAGCTTTCATAAAAAAAAGTGACGCTACTTCATATGCTAGTGAACTAGAAGTTCTTAAAAGTAAAGACTTCATATCCGTTGATTCTAGTACACCCTTCGCTGAATATTTTTGGAATTGGTTCGAAACATATAAAGAGCCAAGTGTATCTGAACGAACAAAGTTAACCTACAAACAAGCTTACAACGCTTTAAATAGTCGTTTAGGCAAAATAGCGATTGAAAATATTGATCGCAGAAAGTACCAGATGTTTATCACCACTTATGGCAAACACCATGCTAAATCGACTGTATCTAAATATAATTCCTTAATTCACGCTTGTGTTAAAGATGCAATCTATGATGGTGTCATATCGAAAGATTTCGTACAAAACACCAATATTGTCTTTAATAAAAAAAAGACCCGTGTCATCGACTATTTAAACATCGACGAAATGGACCGCCTAGTAAATCATATTTTAAAAACAAGGAACTCCAATTTCACATCAAAATACATGATTCTACTAGCAATTTATACCGGTGCTCGTTTAGGAGAACTGCAAGCACTCACATGGAAAGATGTTAACTTCAACTTTAGAACGATTAGCATCACTAAGTCCTGGCATGAGGGACTGCAAGAATTCAAAGATACTAAAAATGAATCTTCTAAAAGAGTGGTCCGTGTTAATGAATCAGCCCTAACCGTCCTAAAAGATTTAAAAGTGAAAAACAATGACATGATTTTTAAAAATCAATATAACACTATCCCCACATCTTCGGGTGTTAACAAGACACTTAGAGAGTGTTTAACAGCTTGTGAGATAGACAAGCCTAGTCTGCATTTCCATTCACTCAGACACACTCATGTAGCTTTCTTGTTATCAAAAGGGATAGATTTATATATCATCTCTAAACGCTTAGGTCATTCAGATATTTCTACAACAAGTCGTGTGTACTCTTATTTGATAGACGAATATAAGATGAAATCTGACAACAAAATTGAAAGTGTTCTATCAACAATCGGTGCACCAAGTGCACCAAAAGTGCACCAAACTTTTAAAAGTAGACGTAAGATAACGTAA
- a CDS encoding DUF771 domain-containing protein yields the protein MPTLINEREINKLLEEQLQDTISNFIKSNVEGRTWSIMEFKKACCFNRDRRWVVYFILKPFRNEIEYGKNNLNGWCIYGKSYQIRARLAARWIEKNFTRIDWDAELPTK from the coding sequence ATGCCTACATTAATTAATGAAAGGGAAATAAATAAACTTTTAGAAGAACAATTGCAAGACACAATCTCAAATTTCATCAAAAGTAATGTTGAAGGTAGAACCTGGTCAATTATGGAATTTAAAAAAGCTTGCTGCTTTAATCGTGATCGGCGGTGGGTCGTGTATTTCATACTAAAGCCCTTTAGGAATGAAATTGAATATGGGAAGAATAATCTAAATGGTTGGTGTATCTATGGAAAAAGTTATCAAATCAGAGCGAGATTAGCAGCTAGATGGATTGAAAAAAATTTTACTCGGATAGATTGGGATGCCGAGTTACCAACTAAGTGA
- a CDS encoding AAA family ATPase: MNEFKPKNKLGLSDNKKMIIKRIYGIDIQYFRKFKNQRINLGKNVTVIFGRNGTLKSTVMGLIAQPFRTKKEDIFKKKMQTKFSDVFKLSTKTDKNTYSYDIRMTINNNLHLKEPIPLYPEKKPGTDEISRFRLVPSGRAQGDGYFNLPSVFTKLDRLYPLVNTMLANTTQEDIYTKQEIKFIGDFYKSVLLRPDFSSIDSFDATSKSFIKHTLGPSNSYYDINTISSGEDNMSSFVNTMISFQRIARKDQLTGIWSIDEIESSLHPVAQVNLFDYLINWSNKYNVQIVFNTHSLYLIQHAISQKKFIEKGYLKINEITSEYMKDDELGVIENPNYSEAYSELTLSPHTKDDISTQTNVNIFCEDKVAKKFLSALLHNRKIMRHVKWQFDVNPEERTGTSYVLLHKLCINYPSILEKVNGIVIADADAADADKKIKSSFIRHYTIPSIKGYPLEKELVYWILSLSGDDTFFKDIRKSKNVFKNDFNSFNLPIDIKGVNNDTSGIGKYKAWYENNLQESNKIRTRYIRKNKNIFENFIKTIYKDISELMKKNGIIIDK; this comes from the coding sequence ATGAATGAATTCAAGCCAAAAAACAAGTTAGGTTTATCTGACAATAAGAAAATGATTATTAAACGTATATATGGCATAGATATACAATACTTTAGAAAATTTAAAAACCAGAGAATAAATCTTGGAAAAAACGTAACTGTTATATTCGGAAGAAATGGAACTTTAAAATCAACTGTCATGGGATTAATAGCACAACCCTTCAGAACGAAAAAAGAAGATATATTTAAAAAGAAAATGCAAACAAAATTTTCAGATGTGTTTAAGCTTTCCACTAAAACTGATAAAAACACCTATTCCTATGATATTAGAATGACTATTAACAATAATTTACATTTAAAAGAACCTATACCTCTTTATCCCGAAAAAAAGCCAGGTACTGATGAAATATCTCGATTTCGATTAGTTCCAAGTGGTCGAGCACAGGGAGACGGTTATTTTAATTTGCCTTCTGTCTTTACAAAACTTGACAGACTGTATCCTTTAGTCAATACCATGCTAGCAAATACAACCCAAGAAGATATTTATACCAAACAAGAAATTAAATTTATAGGTGACTTCTATAAAAGCGTTTTACTACGCCCTGATTTTTCAAGTATTGATTCTTTTGACGCTACATCTAAATCTTTTATAAAACACACTCTCGGCCCGTCAAATTCTTATTACGATATTAATACTATTTCCAGTGGTGAAGATAACATGAGCTCTTTTGTGAATACTATGATATCGTTTCAACGCATTGCAAGAAAAGATCAATTAACTGGAATATGGTCAATTGATGAAATTGAATCCAGTTTACATCCTGTTGCACAAGTTAATCTATTTGATTATCTTATTAATTGGTCAAATAAATATAATGTTCAAATAGTTTTTAATACACATTCTCTTTATTTAATTCAACATGCTATTTCTCAGAAAAAGTTCATAGAAAAAGGATATCTGAAAATTAATGAAATAACTTCTGAGTATATGAAAGATGATGAACTTGGAGTTATTGAAAATCCAAATTACTCTGAAGCCTACTCCGAACTGACATTATCTCCACATACAAAAGATGATATATCCACACAAACAAATGTTAATATTTTTTGTGAAGATAAGGTAGCAAAGAAATTTTTATCAGCCTTATTACATAATAGAAAAATAATGAGACATGTTAAATGGCAATTTGATGTTAATCCTGAAGAAAGAACAGGAACATCGTATGTATTACTACACAAGTTATGTATCAATTATCCCTCTATTCTTGAAAAAGTTAATGGTATAGTAATAGCAGATGCTGATGCGGCAGATGCTGATAAGAAAATAAAATCGAGCTTTATTCGCCACTATACGATTCCAAGTATTAAAGGTTATCCTTTAGAAAAAGAATTAGTATACTGGATCCTTTCGTTAAGCGGAGATGACACTTTTTTCAAGGATATTAGAAAAAGTAAAAACGTATTCAAAAATGATTTCAATAGTTTTAATCTACCAATTGATATAAAAGGAGTTAATAATGATACAAGTGGAATTGGAAAATACAAAGCATGGTATGAAAATAATTTACAAGAAAGTAATAAAATAAGAACAAGATACATACGCAAAAATAAAAATATTTTTGAAAATTTTATCAAGACTATCTACAAAGATATTTCAGAGTTAATGAAGAAAAATGGAATCATAATTGATAAATAA
- a CDS encoding DnaD domain protein — MTEQPAYYSILTASVRYDPRLKNHADEKILFSEITALTNKLGYCTASNRYFAELYDRPVQTISKWINHLKSIGYLKIEMVREGKEIKQRKIYTNTNPPINADVNTPSRSHEGGIHVNVKDPIHVDVKENITSINNTSINNNNNKGVEKQTTVNAFETLQKANISLNGITTPIFLDYVESLGNEVVDYAINKMCSSATRASWGYLKVMLNDYEEHNVKTLEQIKKLEADFEAKKEKRGFRKKKVVQKEALPDWAANPPEQSVQANEYTDEQRAELTAKLARLSEKGKSDGTNEC, encoded by the coding sequence ATGACTGAACAACCAGCATATTATTCGATTTTAACAGCAAGTGTTAGATATGACCCACGACTTAAAAATCACGCTGATGAGAAAATTTTGTTCAGCGAAATCACAGCACTAACTAATAAGCTGGGCTATTGTACAGCAAGCAATAGATATTTTGCCGAACTTTACGATCGTCCAGTTCAAACCATTTCAAAATGGATAAATCATTTAAAGTCAATTGGATATTTGAAAATTGAAATGGTTCGTGAGGGAAAAGAAATAAAACAACGAAAAATTTATACAAATACTAACCCACCTATTAACGCTGACGTTAATACCCCATCACGTTCGCATGAAGGGGGTATTCATGTGAACGTTAAGGACCCTATTCACGTAGACGTGAAGGAGAATATTACAAGTATTAATAATACAAGTATTAATAATAACAATAACAAAGGAGTCGAAAAACAAACGACTGTCAATGCATTTGAAACACTTCAAAAAGCAAACATATCTCTGAATGGAATTACTACTCCAATTTTCTTGGACTATGTCGAATCACTTGGAAATGAGGTCGTTGATTATGCAATTAACAAAATGTGCAGTTCAGCTACTCGAGCATCATGGGGCTATCTGAAAGTGATGCTGAATGATTATGAAGAACACAATGTCAAAACGCTTGAGCAGATTAAAAAGCTAGAAGCTGATTTTGAAGCAAAGAAAGAGAAACGAGGCTTCCGTAAGAAAAAGGTTGTTCAGAAAGAAGCACTTCCTGATTGGGCTGCTAATCCACCTGAACAATCTGTTCAAGCAAATGAATATACAGACGAACAAAGAGCGGAACTAACAGCTAAGCTGGCCAGACTGAGTGAAAAAGGTAAGTCGGATGGTACGAACGAATGTTAA
- a CDS encoding helix-turn-helix transcriptional regulator, with protein sequence MQYKLVALRKEKNETQEQIAKLIGISEAAYRNKENGKTQFKIYEMFDIAKHFGLGIEEIFLPRKYTLCEQSKKIKEG encoded by the coding sequence ATGCAATATAAGCTAGTTGCTTTAAGAAAAGAGAAAAATGAAACACAGGAACAGATTGCAAAATTAATTGGGATAAGCGAAGCAGCTTATCGAAATAAAGAGAACGGTAAAACGCAATTTAAAATTTATGAGATGTTTGATATTGCTAAGCATTTTGGATTAGGCATAGAAGAAATTTTTTTGCCTAGAAAGTACACGCTTTGTGAACAAAGCAAAAAGATAAAAGAGGGATAA
- a CDS encoding DUF4145 domain-containing protein, with amino-acid sequence MKTREQTFNLNLNNYRNSKLKILDICPNCGVSNNPINKNWGSITINQTLVTFFSHECTSCQKKHFSIQRIFPDNTEQTKLLTFWPQASSRQFNKLLVEFSPTFISMYHQAEAAELHNDFEIAGIGYRAAEEILIKDYALKILNQPKEEISKMNLNNSISKYFKDDNAAQVATDVVRINGNDYAHWDKPENFDAELKLVELKNYLEIFIQIILVKLMLLNPPVSRNKK; translated from the coding sequence TTGAAAACAAGAGAACAAACATTTAATCTTAACCTTAATAACTACAGAAACTCCAAACTCAAAATACTTGATATATGTCCTAATTGTGGTGTTAGTAACAACCCAATTAATAAAAATTGGGGTAGCATAACTATCAATCAAACCTTAGTCACATTTTTTTCTCACGAATGTACTAGTTGTCAAAAAAAACATTTCAGTATTCAAAGAATTTTCCCTGATAACACAGAACAAACTAAACTGCTCACTTTTTGGCCACAAGCTTCTTCTAGACAATTTAATAAGTTACTGGTTGAATTCTCACCTACTTTCATCTCCATGTATCATCAAGCCGAAGCAGCTGAATTACATAATGATTTCGAAATTGCTGGTATAGGCTATCGTGCTGCCGAAGAAATTTTGATAAAGGACTATGCATTAAAGATACTAAACCAGCCAAAAGAGGAAATTTCCAAAATGAATCTTAACAATTCAATATCCAAGTACTTTAAAGATGATAATGCGGCTCAAGTTGCCACAGATGTTGTACGAATCAATGGTAATGATTATGCTCATTGGGATAAACCTGAAAACTTTGATGCTGAGCTTAAGCTTGTTGAATTAAAAAACTACCTTGAGATATTTATCCAGATAATTTTAGTCAAGCTTATGCTTCTTAATCCTCCCGTCTCCAGAAACAAAAAATAA
- a CDS encoding LysM peptidoglycan-binding domain-containing protein: MKKLIGVGVAAATLFLCTQLASADTLPVYDMSEWQGQKTEQQFKNVKSEVSGLIIRQQYGSNYIDKYASYNTNMADKVGIPYGQYAYARFISADDARQEAKDFYNRSDKNTKFYVLDFEENTVKYGTTQAAVQAWLDEMKSLTNKHVVFYSYRNFADSYVGQTLIDKFDGYWLAAYQGSWPNPRNYDLWQNKDNQSSVAFATSLDSSLVDTNRKSVSWWFGSEAKTQNNKLNNDTRKQGFNVGQTVVLKQSATKWYQPRVNIASYAKGQTYTIKDTQDLVLSKSNQAVLLYKGSTPMGWALAQDVQLTSSNVFSQTTGTYTVKSGDSWWAIANRYGISMYTLASLNGKSIYNTIYPGQVLKVNGSAATSSKVYYMVKKGDTVSGIASQYGVSVSQIKSLSGLKNANLIYVGQYLRVK; encoded by the coding sequence ATGAAGAAACTAATCGGAGTAGGAGTGGCAGCAGCTACTCTTTTTTTATGCACTCAATTAGCTTCAGCAGACACCTTACCAGTTTATGATATGTCAGAATGGCAAGGTCAGAAAACGGAGCAGCAGTTCAAAAATGTTAAGTCAGAAGTCAGCGGGTTGATTATCCGCCAGCAGTACGGATCCAACTATATTGATAAGTATGCTTCATACAATACGAATATGGCTGACAAAGTTGGTATTCCATACGGACAATACGCTTATGCGCGATTTATTTCAGCAGATGATGCACGTCAGGAAGCTAAGGACTTCTACAATCGGTCTGACAAGAATACAAAGTTCTATGTATTAGACTTTGAAGAAAATACTGTAAAATATGGGACTACCCAAGCAGCAGTACAAGCATGGTTAGATGAGATGAAGTCATTGACTAATAAACATGTAGTCTTTTATTCGTATAGAAACTTTGCTGATTCTTACGTTGGTCAAACACTGATTGATAAATTTGACGGCTACTGGTTAGCGGCTTACCAAGGTTCTTGGCCAAATCCGAGAAATTATGATCTATGGCAAAATAAAGATAATCAATCTTCGGTAGCTTTTGCAACCTCACTAGATAGTTCGTTAGTTGATACTAATCGGAAATCAGTATCCTGGTGGTTTGGGTCCGAAGCTAAAACGCAAAACAATAAACTTAATAATGATACACGTAAGCAAGGTTTTAATGTTGGTCAAACGGTTGTTTTAAAGCAGTCAGCAACAAAGTGGTATCAACCTAGAGTAAATATTGCCAGTTACGCAAAGGGTCAGACTTATACGATTAAAGACACGCAAGATTTAGTTTTAAGTAAGTCTAACCAAGCGGTTTTACTTTACAAAGGAAGCACACCGATGGGCTGGGCCTTAGCGCAAGATGTACAGCTGACTAGTTCGAATGTATTTAGCCAGACAACTGGAACATACACTGTGAAGTCTGGTGATTCCTGGTGGGCAATTGCAAATCGCTATGGTATTTCGATGTACACATTAGCTAGTTTGAATGGTAAGAGTATTTATAATACGATTTATCCTGGTCAAGTCTTAAAGGTCAACGGATCCGCGGCAACGAGTTCGAAAGTCTACTACATGGTTAAAAAGGGCGATACTGTTTCAGGTATTGCTAGCCAGTATGGTGTTTCTGTTAGTCAGATTAAAAGTTTATCTGGGTTGAAAAATGCTAATTTGATTTACGTTGGTCAATATTTAAGAGTTAAATAG
- a CDS encoding putative HNHc nuclease has translation MNDERFAGHLLNVKNDEITLRVDDIEGLKTLFRRGKIDFDLKPHSIELVSPLQQRKAYAMIRDIGEYQGFEQRYEFENLKQHLKSQFCHESSYRKFSLSNCHKDIATEFISWLVEYCFYFGIPFEFKDLANTFDTGRQVYLCLVHKRCTCCGSTRNIQINHEDTVGIGNNRTHLDHRGHRLEALCNLHHHEFHQLGPTSFAAKWHFHGVKLNDDQLVSLKLMSRKQMQEFDLQYEQERLAEKLRYDHEKR, from the coding sequence ATGAACGACGAACGGTTTGCAGGCCACTTGCTAAACGTAAAAAATGATGAAATCACTTTGCGAGTTGATGACATTGAAGGTTTAAAAACTCTTTTTCGTCGCGGAAAGATTGATTTTGACCTTAAACCGCATTCCATTGAATTAGTTTCTCCACTACAGCAGCGCAAAGCTTATGCAATGATTCGTGATATTGGGGAATACCAGGGCTTTGAACAACGTTATGAGTTTGAAAATTTAAAACAGCATTTAAAATCACAATTTTGTCATGAGAGCAGTTATCGAAAGTTTAGTTTAAGTAATTGTCATAAAGACATAGCAACTGAATTCATCTCCTGGCTAGTTGAATACTGCTTTTACTTTGGCATCCCATTTGAATTTAAAGACTTGGCCAACACGTTTGATACTGGCCGACAAGTTTACTTATGTTTGGTCCATAAACGTTGTACCTGTTGTGGATCAACCAGAAACATCCAAATCAATCATGAGGATACGGTCGGAATTGGCAATAACCGAACTCATCTTGATCACAGAGGACACAGATTAGAAGCTCTGTGCAATCTCCATCATCACGAGTTCCATCAGCTAGGACCAACGAGTTTTGCCGCTAAGTGGCATTTTCACGGCGTTAAATTGAATGATGATCAACTCGTTAGTTTGAAATTAATGTCTCGAAAACAAATGCAAGAGTTTGACCTGCAGTACGAGCAAGAAAGACTCGCAGAAAAGTTGAGGTATGACCATGAAAAAAGGTAA